The Astatotilapia calliptera chromosome 19, fAstCal1.2, whole genome shotgun sequence DNA segment TGGTAGTTCTGTAGAGCTTCTTTATTCCATGTCATGTGTTTTGACACTCCTGAATCAATTAACCATTCTTCTTGTTGTGCATCACTTTTACATGACTCATTTACAACAAAAGctccctcaaatgcgtcctctTTGTCCTTATACACCACGCTTTTAGCCTTGTGGgccttgtatttctttttaatgcttGGACAATCACGCTTGATATGTCCTTCCTTCCCATATTTGTAACATCTCCATGAGTCGGAGCTGTTTGCTCCCACTGTTTTTGATTCACTCTGTTCATTTCTATGCATCTGAGATGACATCGCTGATACACTACtggacacagtggtgttgtcaGTAAGCACTCGCTTTTGTTCCTCATTTATCAAGGCTTGTTGAACAAACTGTAGTGTCAGACTGTCCATCTTTGTCTCCAAAGCAGTAACAACAGTTGCATAGCTGGGTGGCAAACTACCTAGAAGGGTGACAATTAGGGCTGGGACAACGCCCCAAAAAATACGTCGACGTAAAAAAATCTGCGTCGATGCGTCGTCACTTTCAAAAAAAGACATGGCGGCAGCGAGTAGCGGAATCATGAGTGAGGCAGTTGCAGTCAACTTAAATCACTCCACCCGAACACGCAGTTCTACAGTATGGGgatattttaacagaaaaggaAGCGATTCAGTCGTTTGCCGGCTTTGTGAGGTGGAAATGGCCTATCATAAAAGCACGACGGCTATGCACCAGCACCTCAAACGACGGCATCCAGGAGCAgcttctgcaaaggaaaaacCACCGTaagttttcaacttttttactAACGCTAGTTTTTACCCGTTAATTAATCCAGACCGCCCCCCCCCACGTAGACGTACACTCACTCATAGACACAGATAAACACCCAACCTCCGTAAATGCAAAACTCATTTAAGCTGCTGAGCAGTAACATATAGCAGctgctgttgttattgtttttttttttgtggcccATGCTGGCAAAATGAGTCGGAATGCACGCAGGCTGATTATCAGAATCGGCGAAAGACAAAAATGTGAGACAGCGAATTGGCCGCAGGAGAAATGTTAACAAGGATAATGCACCACCTGCTAAACGTAGCCGTCGTGGACACTGTTACAACATTGTTAAAGTgcttgcaaaagcaaaatgaCAATGAACTCTTGATTTGTCAAATTTAATGTGTTTCATCCTATTTGAACGCTGTTTTTATACATTATGCTTCTCCAGCTTGATCTTATAGGTAAAAGTTATGCCATCTAATGACTAGAAAGCAGTGCACCAGTAAAGGTGCCATCAGCTATGGCTGTTTAAACATTATCTTTTCCAGCCATCATGATTACTGCATATCATATGTTCAACATTGGGGATTATTATTAACCTCTTACTGTTATGCTATGAAAGCACATGgcataacagtgtgtgtgtgtgtatctatctAGCTCAACCAGATCCTTATCAAATTATTTTGATATTATGCTTTCCATATAAGTATTTTGTAATTATTCGAATTcatctgtgtgctgtgtgtgatttatgATTTCAGGAATAAACAGAAAAGTCTGGAGGACTACTGTCAGAGAAGAAGTACACCATGCACCCCCCAGGAGGTGGCTGTACTTACTGAGAGCGTCTTAGCTATGATTTTAAAAGACAAGAGTCCACTTGCTGTGGGTGAGGGATTCAAAGAAATGCTGACCACTTTCCAACCAGGTTACACTCTGCCGTCTAGGCGTCATTTTACAAGCATGATGGAGAGAAAGTATGAAACTTCAGTGGAGAAACTAAGGAATGAACTAAAAAAAGCCACATCCAAAATCTCCCTTACCACTGATGCTTGGACAAGTCTGGTCACAGAGTCCTACTTAGGGGAAACTTGTCATTTCATTATTTGTTCAAAGACGCCATTGCTGCTGTTTgtatattattaattttttgctATGATTtcctttgttatatttgttttgcaaaacatttaattttttgttaaaaacagaagattATAGTACAATGTTAttgtggattttgttttgtgaagGAAGAGCACTTTTTGGCAGAAAGCAAAGTGaatattacattttgtttgtttaaagacaCCATTGTTgctatttatttgaaatgttttgttaacttttccttaattttatatatgtttgcacatttcatttcttgttAAATGCTATCTCTATTGTATTGATTGTACGACCTCTACAACtttattttgcaatttttttattttttattaaaaggtcTTCAAATGAAtagatttgtgtttttcatttatatacataaattaataaatgtgaaattgCTATACAAGTCAAATAATGGGGGAAAAATCGttaatcgaatcgaatcgaaatCGAATCGGATTGAAAAATGAATCGTTAGATTAATCGATGCATCGAAAAATTAATCGCTAGATTCATCGATTAGGAAAATAATCGTTTTGCCCAGCCCTAGTGACAATTTGATCTTCCTCTTCAATTACAGAACCTATTGCCCCTAGCTGATCAGTAAGTTCCTTCATCCTCTTTAAATGATCATTGAGATGTTCTCCTTCCTTCATTTCACACCGGAAGTACTTCTTCAGAAATAGCTTGTTAGCAACAGTATCTCTTTCAAACTGTGCTTTTAGCATCTCCCATGCTTCTTTGGGGGTCTTACAGTTTGTTATCAAGTACAATTGGGGTGTGAATGAAGGGCCGCAGATCCAGATGCTCCAAATACTTCACATCCTGATGACCACCACACAAAGAATTTCAAACATTACATGCAAATATCCTGttttataataaaacaaagcatctgTCATGTATCTTTATGACTTAAGCAGACACTATTGGCCATTTGACTTTGTGATTTTGCCTCCACTGAAGTCTGCAAAGCGTTTGAGTGAGAGGGTGAGCACATTGGCGCTGCGATGGATTGTGAATCTTTTTGAGGCCGTTACCATTTTTTTGCACCTGAAGGAAACAAACATTCATCATGGTTTGGCATCTCTTTGACTTACTTGGTGCATTTGTAAGCATTTTCGCCATCCAGCTGTTCTGGCTTGACAAACTGCTTCAGAGCTTTGGAGACATTTGGAGCAGTCTAtatgaacagagagagagaggaaaaacctCACACTCCATAATGCAGAGAATACATAGTAGCAACGTCACTTTGAATGTTGTCCAATTACCTTAATTTCCAGAGTGATATCCAGAAAAGGGTCAAATGTATCTGAGACAGCTTTGCAGTTTAAACGtttaacagaaacagaaatcagTGCTATGAGTATCACACAAGCTGTAAGacataaaaagacaaataaaagaaaaataaatcaaaccttAAAAAACAGTGACTTACCTCTGGATCTTAGGTACCCGCCAAACACTTGATGGATGAAAGAGGTTGCCTGCGTTTGCCTGTCCAATCTATAAtaaaaagataaagcacaaaagTTAACTAATAAGGACAGTGCAACAATTAACTGATTGACCATgtattttttagcattttggaACCAGACGATCACTTTACAGTATTCAAGTAGCAGAAAAGACAATAGGAGGAATTGGAGCACGATTAATTACTTAAGAGGCCATCTGCTGCTACACGGGAAGAATTGATTTGATGAGAATTGACACTTTaggttcttaaaaaaataaattaattaataaattatttttaggaGTCTAACAAGAAGCACAACACTCAGCCCAGTGCATCTGTTAAACGTGTAGTTTTGGTTAAATGTGCACATAGACTTCGAAGCTCTATAGTAACACATAGAAAAACCTGGATTTTCTGAATTTTGCTGCTGCAATAATAGCACGAATGCCATTAGGGTGAATAAGAGATGACCTGAGGGGTTGAgtgctcctgctcaaactgcttACCTTGTTGGCTCAGAAGAAATCTATCtgattgttaagtgatgacgtgacgaatcctacttccgggcctaaagtagtctgcgtttaatatggcttttgtgttgttaacatgtttaatgttttgtattttcttctatttgatctcaaaaagctcctaaaacagtcagtgatccccgttgacctccctcggcttttattaccgctaatcatttatttaagctcagtttttaaaaccttaggatgtaactacagcccagcccatgcagcagtatatgaatgactaacctcgtattgtggatggattatctcagttgttctctggctgaagtttggtccttttacagcatcctgccatgcgattacatttgttcctgaccaccgagaacactcacgttaacttttatcgagtggaaaaaaagttagcttgtttatattatgctaacatggctgtgtcgctagcggtcacgtagcacatcattatataccagctagcccaacttcagtaaccctacaaacgtcactgctgtttagttttctgtcttcatttatgttggaagtgatagcagagctgtacgttttaatttgtttccaaaaccccgcagtcaggacatgctatattgtaactttctgcagccattaacaaacaccagaataaacaccccgaggctgcttttattgttgctggcgacttcaaccacaccaacttaaagacagtcctccccagattccaccaacatgtctcctgccacaccagaggagacaagactttagaccatgtgtattccaacctggctggagcctacaaagccacacccctcccccacattggacaatcggaccatctctccctgttcctcacacctcggtattcaccactcatccaacgtgtgaaacctgctgtgaggacaattaaagtgtggccagaggggacagacgcagtgctccaggacagatttaaaaacacagactggaatatgttcacccacacagacctggaccagtacgcctcatctgtactggattacatctccaaaaccacagacagtgtcaccacccagaaacggatcaccatgtaccccaaccagaagccttggatgaaccgggatgttcgtctcctcctgaaggcccgcaacactgcctttaggtcaggagatgcacacgcctacagtacagccagggctaatccaaagaagggcatcaaaaaagccaaacaccattacaaaaagaaggtagaagaacacttctccaactccaacccccgacgcatgtggcaaggactccagaccatcacagactacaggaccaccaaaccctcccccgcatcctctgatgtctccttcctcaacgagctcaacaacttttatgctcgttttgagcgagggaaccccacaaccacaaccaaagcagacatgacgccagaccaccaacctatgactctctcccccaccgatgtaggagcggtgctgagcaggatcaatgtccacaaggctgcaggccctgatggcatccccgggcgtgttctcagagcgtgttctggggagcttgcaggagtgctcacagacatattcaatctgtccttggcccacgctgtggtaccggcctgcttcaaatccacctccatcgtcccgatacccaaaaactccaacccatcttgcctcaatgattaccgcccagtagcactcacccccatcatcactaagtgcttagagcgactggtcctagcacacttcaaatcctgtctcccccccaccctggacccccaccaattcgcataccgccggaacaggagcacagaggatgcagtctccatcgcaatgcactctgtcctctcacacctggacaacaacaacacctacgccagaatgctgtttatagacttcagttcagcattcaatacaatccacccctcacaactcatcaggaaactgacagacctgggtatcagttccctcatctgcaaatggttactggacttcctgaccaaccgcccccaacatgtccggctggataaccgctgctcatctaccatcacaatgaacaccggtgtaccacaaggctgtgtgatgagccctttcctctactccctcttcacccacgactgcagacctgctggtggttccaacaccatcattaagtttgcagatgacaccacggtgattggcctcatcagtgacaacgatgaggccgcctacagggaggaggtggatcgtctggctgagtggtgcgacagaaacaacctgctgcttaacaccgagaagaccaaggagctcatcgtggactacaggaggaatgctgacccacatccacccatccacattaaggggacggctgtggagcgtgtgagcagcttcaagttcctgggagtccacatctccgaggatctcacctggacgaccaactgctccaagctggtcaagaaggctcaccagcgcctcttcttcttgaggactctgaggaagaaccacctgtcctcagacatcctggtgaacttctatcgctgcaccatcgagagcatcctgaccaactgtataacagtctggtacgggaactgctctgcctcggaccggaaggcgttgcagagggtcctgaaaactgcccagcgcatcgccggagcaccacttcctgccataaaagacatctacaggaagcggtgtctgaaaagggctgggaaaatcatcaaagaccccagtcacccatcacatggactcttcaccctcctgccctctgggaggcgccacaggagcctccggactaagaccaccaggtaccggaacagcttcttccccacagctgtcagactcctgaactctgcctgctgacatctgacccacgttaactcatggactgaacatacacacacccacaatggacaactgtaccctcaaacacaataataacatggactgaaccaccactcacaaccactagcactttatatagcctctgtagaaattatccacatatctcacttatcttaactgcactactgtatagctctgtaaataatcattctgtacattcgataatctttaatcctacaactgtttacaacttgcatagttcccatttctgtatagctgtatatcccagattctgtaaagttatttatttcatattctgtatagtttttcatatttatatcctgttcatagcctgtacatagcttgtactcactacagcctgtacatacttatagttatagaatattcacaacatacttcatatcgtgtacattataacataccataatagacccatttctgtaatatactcacatatctatattattgctaatatatattgtaatatatctatatcactaaagcacttctggatggatgcaaactgcatttcgttgccctgtacctgtgcatgtgcaatgacaataaagttgaattctattctattctatttagatagaagctagcgagctaactccctgctaacttctaactccgttaaatgtcataaattccgttttcatggatgcctggatgttaaactcaattgttacacttggtagagcagaacgctgatcattttattaaagatgcaagacttcagacagtttttcaactctcagtaatgccacagtgatcgtttgatatatggacctgcagcggagtttaggcccagacacggctagtgacgtcagactgaacaaccggatactaGACACtaatgctgggcagacactgtgcgattttttcagtcgcgcgattcagctcctgctcaaactgtacgattgactcgcaggggttagaagttcataggtcacgatgcagggtctcacactatacggcctgatgctctgatgcgacctgagtgctcacactgtgcgtacATAAAACGAAGGTTATAatagaaattctgtcgctcgctctccctctctgtctttcactcacacagacacaccaccacggatgagctttccaaagttctacaagttgtcgCTCcgtcgcttgtgtccagatcacacgctgcactgccgtgctgcgccgtctttttcgctgacatttgtgtttgcgcgtgcgcagtgtgacaaactgcggtgacaccctcacgacggtcgcgtgaggtgtcaatcgcttctcgttaccccacgtatactatacgacggtcgcacgactcaaaaatcggctcaaaatgggccaaaaatcgcacagtgtaagcccagaaTAAGCCCAGCATTATgcgttttggcgatcggcccgattttggccttcatcgtgcgtcatGCATCGtatagtatacgtggggtaacgagaagcgattgacacctcacgacgagcgactgaaaaaatcgcacagtgtctgcccagcataaGTCTGGCAGCTCTCCCCGATATTCCCAGACACCTGTTTTACTACACGTTTAAGCTGCTTCTGATCTTTTCAAGCCCTGTTACCAAAACAAGCTACCACACCCACACTGGGTTGATATAATACCTCATTATTATATCAAGTTTTTTAATGAACTTGAGTGCTCCAACACTTTCTgtgcagagacagagacaaaatactgagtGAGTAAGGAGTGATACAATGTGAGAATCAGCGCAGGACTGCGTAACACCACTGTTGGTGAAATaacgtacatgttttggagtgcTCCCGCGTCAGCATGTAGTTTGCTAAAGGAGGGGTGTAGCTGAGACACTGCAGGGCTGAGTTGAGGAAGCAGGTGTTCCCCATGTTCTGGAGGCCTGCACCAATGCGGTGAACCTCGGCCCACTTTAGGCTGAGCTGATCTGGTGAGAACAGCACCTTCTGGGGCAAGTCAATTCCATCGCTACTGCTCATCACTGACACACAGAGCCACAATTATTACTAAAAATCTGtttcaatacattttaaaaaggacaTAATTTAATGCTACCTTACTTATACAACCACACACTGGCACATGGCAAAGTCATGTCAGGACATCACAGTAATAGCTACAACTATTAACAGTTATATAATGTGATTCTGGCCACTGTGAACAACTCCTAAACAGGCTCaggaagaaagacaggacagtTTGCCTTCTCCTTTGTTTCTGCTAAACAAGTTGGACTGCCGGTCTTTATATAAAAACAGCAATTGCATCACGAGCTGAAGTGACTGATCATGCAAAGCTGGATGCATTACATAACTGGATGAATGAATGGAGAAGGGAAGCAGCAACACAACACCCACAAAAGCAGTTGTCAAACTTGTGTGAAAGCAGAAGCAAAAAGATTAGCTGTATGTTACTAAAACCAATTCTGACAAATATGGGTAAATAATGGCTAAAAAGTGTGGTTCCATATTTGCTAAAACAGGTTGGAAAACTATTCTGTCTGACAATAAAAATCTTCAAACagcttaaaaagacattttgaaaaaaagccAGGCTTTGCTCTGACCTTGGTCCTTGGGCCGGTCCACAGAGGAGGGTGTACTGTTGTACACAGCAGCTCCAGGAGTGGGGGCCAGGCAGCCTACTGGAGAGTCTGGAGAGTCACTGGGTACAGTGGGGCCCACTGcccagctgctggaacaacTGCCGTCCATCCCCACGTCTCCACTGGTGAAGGAGGATTGGTTACATCCGGCTGACTCGTGGTCAGACTTTTCTGAAGATCTGTCAACTATGGTCATTGTTCATAGCTGCATTAGGAACAAAGACACATACGTTtatgaactgaaaacaaaaaacaaacaaaaacaaaacaaagtcgtTGCTAGGTTTGAATTTTCTCATTGTTAATTTGGAAAAagggaaagggaaagaaaacttAAATACTACATCAATTCTACACTGGTTAGGTAGCAGTACAGTGAGTTtggacaacaacaactaaaTACAAAAGCCACATTAACAGATTATACCCAATTTCgctgtgcaagaaactgcacaatgacaataaaaagctctaAGTCTCTTATAGCTTATAGTTAAATAACGCTATATTAAACATTGCCCTCATACCATCGACTAAACTTTCAGCAAACAAGTATCTGAAATTGTGTTAGATTGGATGATTTGTTTACATTCAAAAACAGACTAGCATAAGTGAGGaccaaatatttgtttttgaccctttgtttttatttgaatcaTCTTGTCAGATTCCTTTTAAATAACAAACACCAGGAGACAAGAGTAACTTTCGACATCTAATTTAACTCTGTCCAACTAACAAGCTTAAAATATCGACAAAAATTAGTGTTTAGAAAACTCAAGAGGGGAAATGCCAGATAACCCACTCGACCGAGGAAATTTCCAAGTCGGAAGCACGTTTACAACAGAAGCAGCTGTTCCCTCCCACCTGCTCTTACAGAGTGGCTCACATTGGCTAAATGACGGCTGCTAGGCCTTTAACACGCAGCGTCGCAAAACctcaagaaaacacacaaaaaaccctgaTCATATCAGACGGAGAGCAAGTTGAGAGCTTACCAGTCTTGTTGAATTCCGAGATGTAATGACGTGCACTTAAAGAAGATGCAAAAACCATCGAAACGCCAAACGCAACGTAGCCAGTGGTTTGGcgccccccacacacacagagagacacacagataaaacataaggattgtacattaacacaAAGCTGTTGTACAGCCCGTATCTAAATGCAATATTGCCGTGCAAAATATCACAATACTATGCTGGaaacaataaatgaaaagctgaaagatgCGTTTTtgtgttaactaattattgtTAAAAGGAAAtatcacagtgatttagtggCCATTAAATTTGCAAATTAATGATGATTCATTTCAGAAATTGTGAGTTTCCTCCCCTACAGTTTGTAAGTTATAGGTATCGTTATTGATGGTCCTGTATTTACTGGATATCTGATCGAtaccaaaatttgcagtatCGCACTAGAAGAAGACGAAGTGGAAGATATgatgtggttttatttttcaccGGTTCAGGGGGCGGCGGGGTACTTAAGCGCACTCCTGTGCCTGCGCGACCCTTCAGGTAAGAAGAACGACAGCGTGGACTACTTTTGTAGGACTAGGAAATATTGGCGGAGTGAGACCTCTTCCCTTTTATCTGCTACAAGACAGCCAGGCAGGAGACCTCAGACGTTCATCCGTGGTCTAACCTTTATCCTTGTTATTTTGCAAGCAGCACCATGTTTGCTGTCAGAAATGCACTTCGCCTCGGCTCCAGGTTATTCATCCCTGCGGTGACAAGAAGAGGCTGTGCCGGAGCTGCCATCCCCATAGACGACGTAGTGAACGGACTCACAGAGGAGCAGATACAGGTTAGCCACACTAgctagctaatgctagcaaAACAAAGTGCACActtgtgtctgtgcgtgtcaaCCGCAGGCATTAAAACAATCACATACTCTCAGAGACCAACATTTTTAGTGTGTTGTATAGTTTTGTGAATTTTAAGGGCAATAAAAGAAGACAGTTTTGCGAGGACACCGTCCCCCGTTACGTGATGACATAagttagctaacagctacaaattaaatgaaaaaaatcaaaagctaCCGACTAATACTCGATTAATTTATCTAATTACATTTATCTAATTAGAAAATGGTCTATTTAACTAATTTTACTAGTTACATTATTAAACAATTTTATTAAATTTCCACGTATGACTTTACAAAGTAGGTTGTGGTAATAAATGGTAGTAATGGAGTGACTGATGCCGACATTGGTTTACAGTCGatattaaatcaaatcaaaggtGACTGCAGGCCGGGTATATTTTTGCGCAAAGTGAAGGAGACTGGACCCGAGGCTGCAAGGAGAGCAGGGGGTGGGTGGGGTTCATATACAGGATTTGATTGGATGGAAGGAGTTGTCTCAGATCCCAGACCTTTTATAAAGTCAAATATACATGCAATGCCAGTTAAAACATTTCAGTATGATTGGGCAAACAACACGTCCACCTGTAAATCAAACAACACACTTACCTCCATCTCCAGGCAGGTGAAAAGCTTTCTCAAGCCGTCACTTTATGATCTTCATCCTCCCAGCACAGTCATTACAGGTATGGTTTTTTGCTAAGTAATTGTTTTACGTCCTTTCCACAGCTGAGGCAAACAGTTCGCAAATTCTTTGTAGAAAAACTTGCACCTCATGCCGACGAGATCGATAAGAAGAACGAGTTCCCAGGAATGCGGGTGAGTTGAAATGCACAAGTGACAAAATTCAGAAAGTTGTAGCTGATGTACCAAGTAGTAATGGAACTTGGGGACAGTACTTCTAGgtggtaaaagaaaacaacacattgTTGATACATCTGTTGACATTCCTTACTTGCTGTATCCTGCACCACCACTTCTGAGTATCGTAAGCAATCCAGTGAGCTCAGCTGGCTTTTCTAAAGGAATCGGCATTGCTTTTTGagcacggggcgatcgtggctcaagagttgggagttcgccttgtaatcggaaggttgccggttcgagccccggcttggacagtcttggtcgttgtgtccttgggcaagacacttcacccgttgcctactggtggtggtcagagggcccggtggcgccagtgtccggcagcctcgcctctgtcagtgcgccccagggtggctgtggctacaatgtagcttgccatcaccagtgtgtgaatgtgtgcgtgaatgggtggatgactggatatgtaaagcgctttggggtccttagggactagtaaagcgctatataaatacaggccatttaccatttaaaaaagcaCTTTTATATCTAATCATATCGGAAAATGTGGTTGTCAAAAGCTTACTGTACTTTCAACGATTTCTTTAAGCTGTTCTTTTTCTAGGGTGGAGCGATTGTaaagcatacatctttaataactttaaaaaacaagaatttggctcacaagtttgaatttattttggattttctctaatccacacaggctCAAAAGTACATGTATaggctcaaatatatacataaaccACTGCTAAAACTTGGTTTGGAGCAGGGGCTTCTTTTCAGGGGATTCCAGTTCAGGCTTGAGCTTTGGTGGTTTCTGGGTTGTTCCTGAACCTCCTAACTAGTTTCCTCTCATCTTGGGTGACAGTTTGGGTCTTCTTCCAGAACTTGGCAAAGTTGTGACACATCCAATTTACTTCTACCTGCATGCAACTGTGTGAACTGACGAATCTGCAATTACTTACAAGTCATTTCTGAGCATTGGTCAAGCC contains these protein-coding regions:
- the LOC113012085 gene encoding ubiquitin carboxyl-terminal hydrolase 42-like isoform X1 — its product is MVNQLIVALSLLVNFCALSFYYRLDRQTQATSFIHQVFGGYLRSRAVSDTFDPFLDITLEIKTAPNVSKALKQFVKPEQLDGENAYKCTKCKKMVTASKRFTIHRSANVLTLSLKRFADFSGGKITKSNGQ
- the LOC113012084 gene encoding ubiquitin carboxyl-terminal hydrolase 42-like; the protein is MTIVDRSSEKSDHESAGCNQSSFTSGDVGMDGSCSSSWAVGPTVPSDSPDSPVGCLAPTPGAAVYNSTPSSVDRPKDQVMSSSDGIDLPQKVLFSPDQLSLKWAEVHRIGAGLQNMGNTCFLNSALQCLSYTPPLANYMLTREHSKTCTLFHQQWCYAVLR
- the LOC113012085 gene encoding ubiquitin carboxyl-terminal hydrolase 42-like isoform X2, with amino-acid sequence MVNQLIVALSLLVNFCALSFYYRLDRQTQATSFIHQVFGGYLRSRAVSDTFDPFLDITLEIKTAPNVSKALKQFVKPEQLDGENAYKCTKM